The sequence agcaTGAGATGTGTGTCTTTAGTCAAACACTTAAAGCTataaactcaaaaaaaaaaaaaacatgcacacaaacacagagttcTTCAGTGATTTAACATCTTACCTGCAGTGCGACAGCCTGCATCATGTGTGCGTGTCTGTTGCACAGTGCTCCAACTGGCACAGCCCCAGCACTGCAGGCGGTAAGAGCAGTAagtgaaggagaggagacacCTGAGGAGAAGAGGTGTTGGAGACAGGCTTGAAGGTCTTCGACTCCTTTCTGCTTCCCCTCCACACGAGCTTGTCTTTGCCAGGACAGACCCCGCTCCCCTCCACCTCTGAGAGGTGTAAAGGTAAAGaacacagatttattttaacacacTTTTAAACAATACTATGATTGAGTTCCAGCCTTAACTAGCCCTCACAGACAGCTTCCAACAatttcctgcagcagcatcaATACACAGTCAGTGTAAACACAGGTATTAATTACATAAATCACATGTCATGTCAGCAACAAAAGaaagctgagctgagctgagttTTTTAGGATGTTATGTGACTGATATATTACCTGATGTGGCAGTAGGCCAAAGCCCAGCCCTGCTCGAGTAGCAGCCTTTTCTCTGGACAGAACTCCATGTTGAGATCTCTACCATAAGCTCCATAGACATGGACCAGCAGTGGAGCCTGCCTCAGACCCTCCACAGGTCCTATATGAAACAGTGTTACTGGCACCAAGGTACCATCCTATagaggagaggcagagaaactGGTCCTCAGACTACAAGGAGTAGATGATACTGGTAACTGATCttcaaacaataattatttttgcaaaatttgACTTCTCTTCTGATACTGTGTTGGTCTATGTGTGTCTCATAAGTTAAGTGTTCTTACTTGGCTGTAGGCCTCTAAGCGTGTGGTGGTGTAACTGCCCTGGTTCTCTGGGAAGGACCCATCTTTAGTACCAGATAAAAGGAGTCTGTCCTCAGGGTGTAGACAGAAGGGCACAGGTGGGTGGACTGGAGATGAGATCAGGAGTTCTAACATATGGCGTGGTTTTGTCAAGCCTGGTTTCTTGGTTTCAATGGCACAAGCCCAGGAGGGGAGCTTGGGAATAAGCATAGAAATatgagtgtaaaaaaaacagagccaaacacaaacaagactAAGAGTATGAAATTAAAGATTTCTGGAGATACTGACCTGTATGGTGTATGCTTCTTTGGGATGGGTCAGCGGGACCACGATCAGGACAAGTTCACAGGTTGGCGTTCTTGCAACCAACACACAGTGGTCTCCAATCACATCCATGTCTTTAACAACAGTGCCAGGGCCAGGGGAAAACAGTGAGACCCAGGTCTTCATGGATGGGTCCGAGAGAGGGGCCTGCACCACCTATTGAACAAAAGGATAAATCTTCTTGACAACAAAATATATCTTAAAATCAGAACatatatttgcatgttttcttgtaATATCTAATACTGAGTTACCACAACATAAACAAGAGATCAACTATTTCCACTCAAACAGGACAGAGGAATCAGCAACAGTAGTTATGTAACCTGCATGTAAATGTCTATATGCAAATCTGTTAATCTGTAGGATCAACTAACCAACCAACCTCAGCTTGTACATGCAGCAGATGTGCAACAGACAACCAGTGGCTGCagattaattttgttttgttattccCATTAATTGACTAGATGGAGGTTTGTCTAGTTATATAGTGGAATTATAACTGTGAACACAGACAATTCTGTGAAATCTATGCACTCTACCTGATATTCCTGTCCAGGCCCTGTACTAGCCAGTATGATCAGCCACTTTCTCCAGTGCTCCACGTGGTACAGTAGATCTGGCTGACGTGGCTGGACCAAGAAAAGCTCTAAACTGGATACTGTTGTATTAATTAGCATCACTTCCGAACTGGTCCTGCTGTTGCAGTTGATGCTCAGTATCTGTCGGTCTCCAGAAAGGGCAACCTCAACGAACACACTGGAGAGAGGTGGTGTTTCGATTACAGATGGTGTGGGAACAGAGACAGCTCAGATGCCACATTTCTTACACTTACTCAGGTCGTGTTTCCTCATATATTGAGGTTATCCTGCCTCCACTGGAGGTCAGGTCCAGACGAAACACCTTACTGCAGCGCAGACCCTCCAGAGTTGTGTAAAACAGAACGTCATCTGTG is a genomic window of Mastacembelus armatus chromosome 15, fMasArm1.2, whole genome shotgun sequence containing:
- the prepl gene encoding prolyl endopeptidase-like isoform X2; translation: MDITMCISLKMMVSTGWTRGRASELEPEQVLNVAQASRGDEKTEFVNEAREQRFQWTIQRIRLSPEEKHLAATLKPNYREELRCVVVRLERRNFSTFDSSHIILTLDKVLSFEWATDDVLFYTTLEGLRCSKVFRLDLTSSGGRITSIYEETRPDVFVEVALSGDRQILSINCNSRTSSEVMLINTTVSSLELFLVQPRQPDLLYHVEHWRKWLIILASTGPGQEYQVVQAPLSDPSMKTWVSLFSPGPGTVVKDMDVIGDHCVLVARTPTCELVLIVVPLTHPKEAYTIQLPSWACAIETKKPGLTKPRHMLELLISSPVHPPVPFCLHPEDRLLLSGTKDGSFPENQGSYTTTRLEAYSQDGTLVPVTLFHIGPVEGLRQAPLLVHVYGAYGRDLNMEFCPEKRLLLEQGWALAYCHIRGGGERGLSWQRQARVEGKQKGVEDLQACLQHLFSSGVSSPSLTALTACSAGAVPVGALCNRHAHMMQAVALQAPFLDVLGTMEDPSLPLTLEDREEWGDPVGNPKHRLTITSYCPLHNIIPQRYPSMLLTAYSGDARVPLSGVLKYTEQLKKAIQKHFTVNPKAEYEPAPNIVLNIQPRANHLGPEDFELMLDEEALKLAFLYTELGLDPPRLPRKRKR
- the prepl gene encoding prolyl endopeptidase-like isoform X1, giving the protein MAVLCSLLYARLFSPARLRFWKLAARRQMTRYYTSHTADSSVHHLSSGLERYKDLQKYFSRRLKAAYHRFSNIPDQSVVYGHHHVYFLEDDGIYRLDTRQSELEPEQVLNVAQASRGDEKTEFVNEAREQRFQWTIQRIRLSPEEKHLAATLKPNYREELRCVVVRLERRNFSTFDSSHIILTLDKVLSFEWATDDVLFYTTLEGLRCSKVFRLDLTSSGGRITSIYEETRPDVFVEVALSGDRQILSINCNSRTSSEVMLINTTVSSLELFLVQPRQPDLLYHVEHWRKWLIILASTGPGQEYQVVQAPLSDPSMKTWVSLFSPGPGTVVKDMDVIGDHCVLVARTPTCELVLIVVPLTHPKEAYTIQLPSWACAIETKKPGLTKPRHMLELLISSPVHPPVPFCLHPEDRLLLSGTKDGSFPENQGSYTTTRLEAYSQDGTLVPVTLFHIGPVEGLRQAPLLVHVYGAYGRDLNMEFCPEKRLLLEQGWALAYCHIRGGGERGLSWQRQARVEGKQKGVEDLQACLQHLFSSGVSSPSLTALTACSAGAVPVGALCNRHAHMMQAVALQAPFLDVLGTMEDPSLPLTLEDREEWGDPVGNPKHRLTITSYCPLHNIIPQRYPSMLLTAYSGDARVPLSGVLKYTEQLKKAIQKHFTVNPKAEYEPAPNIVLNIQPRANHLGPEDFELMLDEEALKLAFLYTELGLDPPRLPRKRKR